One genomic region from Drosophila busckii strain San Diego stock center, stock number 13000-0081.31 chromosome 3R, ASM1175060v1, whole genome shotgun sequence encodes:
- the LOC108604402 gene encoding F-box/LRR-repeat protein fbxl-1 isoform X3, protein MAQTTSQAIGRDDLNGPIKTRLTIEKLPDKVLLHIFSYLSHREICRLARICRRWRQIAYDTRLWKNVSLRPEVSGLHVGSLEMLLQLISVRFGPTLRYIELPIELITHTVLHELSGKCPNLTHMLLDFSTAMQLHDFSEMQAFPTKLRYMCICLSEVIFMEGFMRKIYNFINGLEVLHLVGTYEKCEEEEEEIYEVINVHKLKSATPNLRVINLYGINFIDDSHIDAFSSNCIQLECLAVNFCNKVTGSTLKALVQRSKRLTCLLMNGTSLNSEFVMQVEWDKCALLELDITATDLTSECLVDMLTRIPNLKFLSAGQINGFNDTVLKQWMELGNTRSLISLDLDSSDNITDDGMTKFMQRHGQQLSACCLSGMPHITDQLWMSILPLLGNCKIIVMGTAEKLGVNIHVDQLMDTIASSCGNLERLELRWDPDNLRFSDKSQKAIDILRVKCLKLRCMVLSDGRYYETVKANFERADRSTVVRTTTCCRVSPYHLLRNYNDLIFN, encoded by the exons ATGG CGCAAACCACATCGCAGGCCATAGGACGGGATGATCTGAACGGGCCAATAAAGACGCGTCTG acTATAGAGAAGCTGCCCGACAAGGtgctgctgcatatattttcatatcTATCACATCGTGAGATCTGTCGCCTGGCACGCATCTGTCGTCGCTGGCGTCAGATTGCCTATGATACACGCCTGTGGAAGAATGTCTCGTTGCGTCCAGAGGTCTCCGGTCTGCATGTGGGCTCGCTGgagatgctgctgcagcttatcTCGGTGCGCTTTGGGCCCACTCTGCGTTATATAGAGCTGCCCATTGAGCTCATCACGCACACTGTGCTCCATGAACTCTCAGGCAAGTGTCCAAATCTAACCCACATGCTGCTGGACTTCTCCACAG ctATGCAGCTGCATGACTTTAGCGAAATGCAAGCGTTCCCCACCAAGCTGCGCTACATGTGCATCTGCCTGTCCGAGGTCATCTTCATGGAGGGCTTTATGCGCAAAATCTACAACTTTATCAATGGTCTAGAAGTTCTTCACTTGGTGGGCACCTATGAGAAGTgcgaggaggaggaagaggaAATCTACGAGGTCATCAatgtgcacaaattaaaatctgCTACGCCCAATTTGCGTGTCATTAATCTCTACGGCATTAACTTTATAGACGACTCGCACATAGATGCCTTCAGTTCCAATTGCATACAGTTGGAGTGCTTGGCTGTTAATTTCTGTAACAAAGTTACAGGCTCCACGCTCAAGGCTTTGGTGCAGCGCTCCAAGCGTTTGACTTGTCTGCTTATGAACGGCACCAGCCTGAACTCGGAGTTCGTCATGCAGGTGGAGTGGGATAAGTGTGCGCTGCTGGAATTGGACATTACAGCTACTGACTTGACCAGCGAGTGCTTGGTGGACATGTTGACTAGAATACCCAATCTCAAGTTTTTGTCAGCTGGCCAAATCAATGGTTTTAATGATACTGTGCTCAAACAATGGATGGAGCTGGGCAATACCAG atCGCTCATCAGCTTGGATCTGGACTCTTCTGATAATATTACAGACGATGGCATGACAAAGTTCATGCAGCGCCATGGCCAACAGCTAAGTGCTTGCTGCCTCTCCGGCATGCCACACATAACAGATCAGCTATGGATGAGCATATTGCCACTGCTGGGCAATTGCAA aattattGTCATGGGCACAGCGGAGAAACTTGGCGTTAATATACACGTTGATCAGCTTATGGATACAATTGCCTCCAGTTGCGGCAATTTGGAGCGTTTGGAGTTGCGCTGGGATCCCGACAATTTGCGCTTCTCCGACAAGAGCCAAAAGGCCATTGATATATTGCGTGTAAAGTGTCTTAAGCTGCGCTGCATGGTCTTAAG CGATGGACGTTACTACGAGACCGTGAAGGCCAACTTCGAGCGTGCCGATCGCAGCACCGTGGTGCGCACCACTACCTGTTGCCGCGTCTCTCCGTATCACTTGTTGCGCAACTACAAcgatttaattttcaactaa
- the LOC108604402 gene encoding F-box/LRR-repeat protein fbxl-1 isoform X2: MDNWNVLAAQTTSQAIGRDDLNGPIKTRLTIEKLPDKVLLHIFSYLSHREICRLARICRRWRQIAYDTRLWKNVSLRPEVSGLHVGSLEMLLQLISVRFGPTLRYIELPIELITHTVLHELSGKCPNLTHMLLDFSTAMQLHDFSEMQAFPTKLRYMCICLSEVIFMEGFMRKIYNFINGLEVLHLVGTYEKCEEEEEEIYEVINVHKLKSATPNLRVINLYGINFIDDSHIDAFSSNCIQLECLAVNFCNKVTGSTLKALVQRSKRLTCLLMNGTSLNSEFVMQVEWDKCALLELDITATDLTSECLVDMLTRIPNLKFLSAGQINGFNDTVLKQWMELGNTRSLISLDLDSSDNITDDGMTKFMQRHGQQLSACCLSGMPHITDQLWMSILPLLGNCKIIVMGTAEKLGVNIHVDQLMDTIASSCGNLERLELRWDPDNLRFSDKSQKAIDILRVKCLKLRCMVLSDGRYYETVKANFERADRSTVVRTTTCCRVSPYHLLRNYNDLIFN; encoded by the exons ATGGATAATTGGAACGTTTTGGCAGCGCAAACCACATCGCAGGCCATAGGACGGGATGATCTGAACGGGCCAATAAAGACGCGTCTG acTATAGAGAAGCTGCCCGACAAGGtgctgctgcatatattttcatatcTATCACATCGTGAGATCTGTCGCCTGGCACGCATCTGTCGTCGCTGGCGTCAGATTGCCTATGATACACGCCTGTGGAAGAATGTCTCGTTGCGTCCAGAGGTCTCCGGTCTGCATGTGGGCTCGCTGgagatgctgctgcagcttatcTCGGTGCGCTTTGGGCCCACTCTGCGTTATATAGAGCTGCCCATTGAGCTCATCACGCACACTGTGCTCCATGAACTCTCAGGCAAGTGTCCAAATCTAACCCACATGCTGCTGGACTTCTCCACAG ctATGCAGCTGCATGACTTTAGCGAAATGCAAGCGTTCCCCACCAAGCTGCGCTACATGTGCATCTGCCTGTCCGAGGTCATCTTCATGGAGGGCTTTATGCGCAAAATCTACAACTTTATCAATGGTCTAGAAGTTCTTCACTTGGTGGGCACCTATGAGAAGTgcgaggaggaggaagaggaAATCTACGAGGTCATCAatgtgcacaaattaaaatctgCTACGCCCAATTTGCGTGTCATTAATCTCTACGGCATTAACTTTATAGACGACTCGCACATAGATGCCTTCAGTTCCAATTGCATACAGTTGGAGTGCTTGGCTGTTAATTTCTGTAACAAAGTTACAGGCTCCACGCTCAAGGCTTTGGTGCAGCGCTCCAAGCGTTTGACTTGTCTGCTTATGAACGGCACCAGCCTGAACTCGGAGTTCGTCATGCAGGTGGAGTGGGATAAGTGTGCGCTGCTGGAATTGGACATTACAGCTACTGACTTGACCAGCGAGTGCTTGGTGGACATGTTGACTAGAATACCCAATCTCAAGTTTTTGTCAGCTGGCCAAATCAATGGTTTTAATGATACTGTGCTCAAACAATGGATGGAGCTGGGCAATACCAG atCGCTCATCAGCTTGGATCTGGACTCTTCTGATAATATTACAGACGATGGCATGACAAAGTTCATGCAGCGCCATGGCCAACAGCTAAGTGCTTGCTGCCTCTCCGGCATGCCACACATAACAGATCAGCTATGGATGAGCATATTGCCACTGCTGGGCAATTGCAA aattattGTCATGGGCACAGCGGAGAAACTTGGCGTTAATATACACGTTGATCAGCTTATGGATACAATTGCCTCCAGTTGCGGCAATTTGGAGCGTTTGGAGTTGCGCTGGGATCCCGACAATTTGCGCTTCTCCGACAAGAGCCAAAAGGCCATTGATATATTGCGTGTAAAGTGTCTTAAGCTGCGCTGCATGGTCTTAAG CGATGGACGTTACTACGAGACCGTGAAGGCCAACTTCGAGCGTGCCGATCGCAGCACCGTGGTGCGCACCACTACCTGTTGCCGCGTCTCTCCGTATCACTTGTTGCGCAACTACAAcgatttaattttcaactaa
- the LOC108604402 gene encoding F-box/LRR-repeat protein fbxl-1 isoform X1, whose amino-acid sequence MDISTDIWGQLAVEASQVYLSDGTVRSPFADTTIEKLPDKVLLHIFSYLSHREICRLARICRRWRQIAYDTRLWKNVSLRPEVSGLHVGSLEMLLQLISVRFGPTLRYIELPIELITHTVLHELSGKCPNLTHMLLDFSTAMQLHDFSEMQAFPTKLRYMCICLSEVIFMEGFMRKIYNFINGLEVLHLVGTYEKCEEEEEEIYEVINVHKLKSATPNLRVINLYGINFIDDSHIDAFSSNCIQLECLAVNFCNKVTGSTLKALVQRSKRLTCLLMNGTSLNSEFVMQVEWDKCALLELDITATDLTSECLVDMLTRIPNLKFLSAGQINGFNDTVLKQWMELGNTRSLISLDLDSSDNITDDGMTKFMQRHGQQLSACCLSGMPHITDQLWMSILPLLGNCKIIVMGTAEKLGVNIHVDQLMDTIASSCGNLERLELRWDPDNLRFSDKSQKAIDILRVKCLKLRCMVLSDGRYYETVKANFERADRSTVVRTTTCCRVSPYHLLRNYNDLIFN is encoded by the exons ATGGATATTTCTACGGATATTTGGGGTCAACTGGCCGTTGAAGCCTCGCAGGTTTACCTATCCGATGGCACAGTTCGCAGTCCCTTTGCCGATACG acTATAGAGAAGCTGCCCGACAAGGtgctgctgcatatattttcatatcTATCACATCGTGAGATCTGTCGCCTGGCACGCATCTGTCGTCGCTGGCGTCAGATTGCCTATGATACACGCCTGTGGAAGAATGTCTCGTTGCGTCCAGAGGTCTCCGGTCTGCATGTGGGCTCGCTGgagatgctgctgcagcttatcTCGGTGCGCTTTGGGCCCACTCTGCGTTATATAGAGCTGCCCATTGAGCTCATCACGCACACTGTGCTCCATGAACTCTCAGGCAAGTGTCCAAATCTAACCCACATGCTGCTGGACTTCTCCACAG ctATGCAGCTGCATGACTTTAGCGAAATGCAAGCGTTCCCCACCAAGCTGCGCTACATGTGCATCTGCCTGTCCGAGGTCATCTTCATGGAGGGCTTTATGCGCAAAATCTACAACTTTATCAATGGTCTAGAAGTTCTTCACTTGGTGGGCACCTATGAGAAGTgcgaggaggaggaagaggaAATCTACGAGGTCATCAatgtgcacaaattaaaatctgCTACGCCCAATTTGCGTGTCATTAATCTCTACGGCATTAACTTTATAGACGACTCGCACATAGATGCCTTCAGTTCCAATTGCATACAGTTGGAGTGCTTGGCTGTTAATTTCTGTAACAAAGTTACAGGCTCCACGCTCAAGGCTTTGGTGCAGCGCTCCAAGCGTTTGACTTGTCTGCTTATGAACGGCACCAGCCTGAACTCGGAGTTCGTCATGCAGGTGGAGTGGGATAAGTGTGCGCTGCTGGAATTGGACATTACAGCTACTGACTTGACCAGCGAGTGCTTGGTGGACATGTTGACTAGAATACCCAATCTCAAGTTTTTGTCAGCTGGCCAAATCAATGGTTTTAATGATACTGTGCTCAAACAATGGATGGAGCTGGGCAATACCAG atCGCTCATCAGCTTGGATCTGGACTCTTCTGATAATATTACAGACGATGGCATGACAAAGTTCATGCAGCGCCATGGCCAACAGCTAAGTGCTTGCTGCCTCTCCGGCATGCCACACATAACAGATCAGCTATGGATGAGCATATTGCCACTGCTGGGCAATTGCAA aattattGTCATGGGCACAGCGGAGAAACTTGGCGTTAATATACACGTTGATCAGCTTATGGATACAATTGCCTCCAGTTGCGGCAATTTGGAGCGTTTGGAGTTGCGCTGGGATCCCGACAATTTGCGCTTCTCCGACAAGAGCCAAAAGGCCATTGATATATTGCGTGTAAAGTGTCTTAAGCTGCGCTGCATGGTCTTAAG CGATGGACGTTACTACGAGACCGTGAAGGCCAACTTCGAGCGTGCCGATCGCAGCACCGTGGTGCGCACCACTACCTGTTGCCGCGTCTCTCCGTATCACTTGTTGCGCAACTACAAcgatttaattttcaactaa